The sequence GCTAAAAGACCATCTTCCATTTCGACGATGCGGTCTGCTATGTCTAAGATGCGGTTATCGTGAGTTACCAATAGGATTGAGGTTCCTTGTCCTTTGGCTAATTCTTGCATGATTTCTACAACATCGCGCCCTGATTGTTTATCTAGAGCGGCTGTTGGTTCGTCTGCTAGCACGAGGGGGGGACGATTGACTAGGGCGCGGGCGATCGCTATTCTTTGTTTTTGTCCACCAGAAAGATTATCTGGGTAGTAATTTATCCGTTCTTGTAAGCCTACTGCGCCCAGCATTGCGGTTGATTGGGCGATCGCTTCATTTTGGGCGATCGCTTCGTTTAACTCTACGGCCATTTGCACATTTTGCCTAGCAGTTAAAAACCCCAGCAAGTTGTGGGCTTGAAAAATATAACCAATCTTACGTCTGATATGTACTAGTTGGTTTTGACTCGCACCAGATAGTTCTGTACCTAAAAATTTCAAACTACCTTCTTGAACAGACCTCAACCCACCAATTAAGCTCAGTAATGTGGTTTTTCCTGAGCCTGAAGGCCCAGTCATAATCACAATTTCTCCAGGATAAATATCTAGATTGATATTAAATAATATCTGTCTTTTGAGTACACCTTTTCCGTAGTAGTGGTTGAGATTTTTAATAGAAATTACGGGTTCTTGTTTCATAATTAAGTGAGGAACTTTAAGTTATCAGTGCAAAAATGTGACTGGGGTAACTTATTGCAGCAAGTGGTTGGGCAGAAAGAAAACATCTAAGTTTAAATTAATTATGCCCAATTGCTGATATTTGCTTATTTCTAAATACTAACTAATAGTTTATGTTTAATTCCAGGTTAAATATTGTTCAAATTTTACTAAAATATGTCTGCTGGGTCAGCAGAGCGTAATTTGCGTACGGCGATCGCGCCAGAAATAAAACACATCAAAATAGTTAAAATCATTACCATAAAGGCACGCTCAAAACTCATAAAAACTGGTAAAAGGGTAGCGTCTCTAGCCATTTGATATAAAATTAAGGCAGAAGTAAATCCGGGAATATATCCCACAACTGCCAATAATAAAGCTTCTTGTAAAATCACGGCTAACAAATAGCCTTGTGTATATCCTATGGCTTTTAATGTGGCATATTCGGCTAAGTGGTCAGCAACTTCTGTATAAAGTATTTGATAAACAATCACGGTGCCAACAATAAAACCCATGATTGTTCCCAAGGTGAAAATAAAACCGATCGCTGTGCTACTTGCCCAATAATTACGCTCAAAATCAATAAATTCTTGCTTAGTTAAAACGTTGATTTCTTTTGGTAAATAATTTCTCAAATCTTGAGTGACAGCAGTCAAGTTTGCTCCTGGTTTTAATTTTATCAAACCAATATCAATCAAGCCGCGCTGGCGATTACTGAAGATGCGAAAAAAATTCACATCACTAGTAATTAAATTACCATCGGCTCCAAATGATGCCCCTAAGGTGAATAATCCTGCGACTTTAATTCGCCTTCTCCGCACTTCGGCTGTGATAGTTTTACCTTGACTGAAATCAGCAGCAATTGGGCCGTATTCTACTCTAGAGGAACGGTCAAATAAAACCACATCAGGCAGTTTCAATTTATCAATGTTTTCTTGAACTCCTGGTAAATTAAATAAATTTTTTTCTGGGTTAATCCCAAAAATGAGAATACTACGGGGACGACCAGTAACAGGGTTTTTCCAAGCTGTGTAGTCTAAATATATAGGATGTACTGATTCTACTGCTGGTAAATCTAAGGCTTTATATAAGCGCCGTTGAGAAAAACTTTTCATCGACAGCACAGCGTTAGATTGACTGTTAATTAAAACGATGTCGCCCTGCAAACTCGAATGTATGCGGACGTTGCTATAATACAGAGCATCTCGAAATCCGAGTTGCATAAACATCAAAATATCGGCAAAGCCAATTCCGGCTAGAGCTACGGCTAAACGAGTTTTTTCTCGTGTTAGTTGTAGCCACGATAAAGGGATTTTGCTCATTATTTGTTATTGGTTATTTTGCTCCTCTATTTATTGCCAAAAATTGAATTAGATATTGATATCAATTAGCACTTTGGCGTAGGTTAAACCTGCTACTTTTTGGCTATCTTCTTTGGTGAGGGCGATTTTGACTTCTACAACTCTGGCGTCTACATCGGCTGCAGGATCTGTATTCAGAACATCTTTTTTGCCAATTTTCCTACCAATTTCTGTGACTGTTCCTCTTAATTCCCCACCAAATGCACCATTATCACTGCTGACGGTGGCGTTTTGACCGAGACGTACTCTCCCAATGCTGTCTTCTGCGACTTCAGCGATGACAATCATTTGGTCGGTTTGTCCAATCTCCGCAATTCCCGATTGATTGATGGCTTCTCCTGATTTGGTGTGAATTTTTAAAACCTCGCCGTTGATGGGTGCTTTGACGTAACTTAACTTGAATTCTGCTTGGGCTTTTCTGACGATCGCGATCGCATTACTGACTTGTGCTTGCGCGATTTGCATATCTGTAGGACGCACTTCTAGAAGTCTATTGAGTTTGGCTTTTTCTTCGTCAATTTGTCTTTGTATAGTGGCTACGGTTTTGTCACGGGTGACTTTGGCTTCAATTAGCTGTTGTTCTAAAGTTGCTAGGGTTTTGACTTGGTTGGCTCTGGCTTCTGCTACTTGCTGTCTGAGGGTTGCTGTGGCTTGTCTGAGGGAAGCTTGGCTTTCTACTACTTGCTGGTTGCTGGTTTCTGCACTGAGGCGTCTTCTATCCCGTTCTTGTTGGGAAATAGCGCCTTCTTTATACAACATCTCATAGCGTTGAGCATCGACTCTGGCGTTACGTTGTTCAGCTTGTATCCGCGAGAGTGTGGCTCGGAGAGTATCTTTTTGTCCTCGTAGTTCAGCTTCTAGCCGATTTACCCCTGCTTGTTGGGCGACTTTTTCTGCACTTAATTGAGCGGCGATCCGGGCGATCGTTGCTTGTTGCGCTGCTTTTTCTCCCCGTAACTGGGCTTGTAAGCGACCAATCACCGATGTTTGGGCTTGAATATCTCTGGGTGAACCTGCTCTAATTTGGGCTAAATTAGCACGAGCTTCTTGCAGTTTGGCTTTCGCTTCTTCCACTGCTGCGGCTTGGGTATCATGGTTATCCAAAACTGCAAGTATTTGGTTTTGCTTGACGCGATCGCCTTCTTTAATCAGAAGTTCTTGGACTCGTGAGGCTGCTTGTACCCCTCCCATAGGGGCGGATAGTTTAATGACTTCGCTACGCGGCTCTATGTGTCCTACAGCGCTGACGCTGTTGGTAACTGGCCTCATGGGTATAGACGAGGTAAGCTTCCTCAATTGCTCAACTTTGGCTGTACCCAATACACCAGCTGCGATTACTATGGGTATGGTTACAGCAATGCTCCACCAAACCTTAGGTTGCTCAAGTGGCTGCTCTTTTAGCCTTGGCTTCTCAGTCACCCTTGACATGGTATGTTTTGCCCGTTACTCTGAATTGTGCTGATGGAAGTAAAAAAGTGGGCGTTTTTGCAACGCCAATTGGTAATTTGTCATCCTCGCTTTTGTGCGAGAAGCAAGCTACTTAATATCAGGCTAGATTCGAGTTTGCACCAGTTGAATCTATCCGACAGATAGATAATTTCAGAGATATTGCATTACAAAGTCTCTACTCAAGGATTTGTTGCTTTTGTTAGGGATTTCCAATTTAAAAAATATTCAATTTGTAGGGTGCGTTATCGCTGAGAGTACGGCACCAAAACCATCTCTATCGGTGCATTACGGCTTGAGCCTAACGCACCCTACTGTATATTTTATTTGTTGGAAGTCCCTTAATGGAATTGGTCTTATTGCTATCAGTTTTGGAGTTTTAATGATGATTCGAGTCTACCAAAACTATCACTAGACATGTTTATGTTGCTTGTATGTAAGTATCAAACAAAAAGAAGTTTACAAGAGTTGTGAATCATCTCAAATCAAATTCAGCAATACCAAAAAATATCTCTCAAATACAGCTTTTCTCACATTATATTTTCCTGATATTTTTGTTCCACAGATGCACTGAATTGGTTGCTGTTATAAAGTGGGTTAAATATCTGAGGATATTTGCTGCCAAGATTTAACTGTTTAATCTTCTGGTGTTTTGTAACTCCATCAAACTCTAGTTAAATGAATTCTACATGCCTCAGTTACTAGAAAACGTAACAGAGCGTACAGATAGCGTAGATGAAGAAAATAACCCTTAACTAGTAACAAATAACCAATAACTATTGCCAAAAATCTGTCACATCATATCCCAGTTCAGCGAGCATGTGCCGCAATAGTGGTAAGCTGAGTCCAATGACGTTACTATGACAACCTGCGATTTTTTCGACGAAGAGACTACCGAATCCTTCTAAGGCGAAGGCGCCCGCACACTTGAGGGGTTCGCCTGTGGCTACATAGGCTTGAATGGCGCGATCGCTCATTTGAGCAAAGTAAACTTTTGTTACATGAGACTTTACTAACGTGCGGTTTTGTGCAGTGTCAATCAACACGTGACCTGTGTATAAGTCACCAATTTTACCTTGCATAATCTGCCAACGAGCGATCGCAGCAGCTGCGTCTATTGGTTTACCATGAATCTCACCATTCAACGCCAAAACAGAATCACAACCCATAATTAAAGCCGATGGAAACTTTGGTGCTACAGTTTCGGCTTTATGTTGGGCTAGAGTTTGCACCAATTGACTAGGCTCATCTATTTGGATTTGCGACTCATCAAAGTCACTAGGATAAACTATCGGCTCAATACCAACAGTTTGCAGCAATCGGCGTCGTGCTGGGGAAGCGGATGCAAGTACAAAGGGTGGAATACCCATAATCAGGGAGATGAGGTAGATGAGGGAAATGGGGCGTGGGGAAGATACCAATTACCTATTCTTGATTCCCCACACTCTATTTTTAATTAATACACAGAAAACGAAGTTACCGCCTGATCAATCATTGGTTTTACTTTTTGCCAACGTCTTTCAGGAATAGAGGCGTTGAAGGTAAAAAGTTTACCACGGCTAACGGCGACACTGGCCACGTTGTGCCGTTGTTGCTTATTGGGGAGTTTAACTAAATACTCTAATATGTAGTATTTTTTACTTTCAACTTCCCGCTCTAAAGCATTGACTAACTCAGCTGTCCGACCTGAGTTAGCGGGAGCAAGAGCCACCTTTCCCAATTTATATCCAACTTCTGTAGGTGTCCCCAATTCTGCCAAAGTTTTATCCTCAGGAACCGGACTAATTACCACAGAGACATTTTCGCTGACTTCGATTAAGTCATGGAACACCACGTTAGGGCCGTTAGCAACTTTAACTTGCACCCAGCCATTAGGATATAAGAACTGATAGCCATCAGTAGTGTTTACAAAGCTTTTAAGTCCAGCAGCAAACGCTACATCAATATTACTGAGGCTGAAACTCAATACTAGTAGCCAAATCAATACAATTCGTTTCCACATTTCTACAGATTCCTTTAGGCTGGAAGCAACATCAGGTAAGCTTCTGATCTCGTTTTTATTGTCCCACCAACAGGTGCGCTACGGAAGGTTTACATGCAATTCTCTACTACCCAAACAGCACAAAAAAGCACCCTCCGTATGTGGAGGGCGCTTTTTGTTCAGCTAAAACTGAGTCGAGAATTAACCGTTGATAGCAGGAGCGCTGATAGCAACAGGCGCTACATCACCAGCAGCCAAGTCTAGAGGGAAGTTGTGAGCGTTGCGCTCGTGCATTACTTCCATACCCAAGTTAGCGCGGTTGATCACGTCAGCCCAGGTACTGATGACACGACCTTGTGAGTCGATGACTGATTGGTTGAAGTTGAATCCGTTCAAGTTGAACGCCATTGTGCTGACGCCCAATGCTGTGAACCAAATACCAACTACTGGCCATGCTGCTAGCAAGAAGTGCAGTGAACGGCTGTTGTTGAATGAAGCGTATTGGAATATCAAACGACCGAAGTAGCCGTGGGCTGCAACGATGTTGTAGGTTTCTTCTTCTTGTCCGAACTTGTAACCGTAGTTCAATGATTCGGTTTCGGTGGTTTCACGAACTAAGGAAGATGTTACCAAACTTCCGTGCATTGCCGAGAACAGTGAACCGCCGAATACACCTGCTACTCCCAACATGTGGAAGGGGTGCATCAAGATGTTGTGCTCTGCTTGGAACACGATCATGAAGTTGAATGTGCCGGAGATACCCAAAGGCATACCGTCAGAGAATGATCCTTGACCAATTGGGTAGATCAAGAATACTGCTGCTGCTGACGCCAAAGGTGCTGAGTATGCTACGCAGATCCAAGGACGCATTCCTAAGCGGTAGGATAATTCCCACTGACGGCCTAGGTAGCAAGCACATCCGATCAAGAAGTGGAATACTACCAATTGGTAAGGACCACCGTTGTACAACCACTCATCTAAGGATGCTGCTTCCCATATTGGATAGAAGTGCAAGCCGATGGCGTTGGAGGAAGGCACTACTGCGCCGGAGATGATGTTGTTTCCGTAGATCAATGAACCTGCTACTGGTTCACGAATACCATCGATGTCTACTGGGGGTGCAGCGATGAAGGCGATGGTGAAGCATACTGTGGCAGCTAGCAAGGTGGGGATCATGAGTATACCGAACCAACCTACATAAATGCGGTTTTCGGTGCTGGTGATCCACTCGCAAAACTTGCCCCATACGTTAGCGCTTGAGCGCTGTTGTAAGGTTGTTGTCATTGTTTTATGAGTGCTATTACTTATTTAAAAATGAATCAGGAGAAATTACTTTCTTACCTGCATGAGTAAACTTTACATGACTTTACGTTAAATAAATTATTGATTTTTTTATTTATTTCTCAGAATTCATTATATTTACTTATGTTTAAGCTGAAGGTCTAAGTGTTACAAGCGATCGCCTTTACACAGTGATATGGCGATGCGTGTAAACACGGAGAATTGACAAGTCAACTAAAAATCAAAGTAAATGTAAGGCAAACCACCTTCAGGCGCTAATAACCAGACAGCGTAGAGAAACAGGGGAACAAAAACCAACTTGAGGTGCCAGTTGAATTGCAACTGCAGCTTACTGTTAAGGAAATAGAGTATGGCCATGAAAATAGCTAAGGTGACTAACATCCAAGCCATTTGGTACTGGCTGACGTTAAGCACTTCTACATAAACCTTTTGCGCGAATTGCGGATCAGCACTTCGACCCCAGAGGTGCTGAAATACCCAAGAAGAATTTTGCAGATTTGGGAGACGAAACCAAATCCAAGAGGTAAAAACCATCAATTGAGTCAAAAACCAAGCGAAGACAATACCTAGAGGATTTTGCCAAAAATGTTCTAGAATTTCAAAGCGATCGCTAATCGTATCTGTTAGCCGATGTATCACCAAAGCTAACCCGTGGAATAAGCCCCAAACAATAAAGCCCCAAGCTGATCCGTGCCACACACCAGCAATGAGCATGACAGTCAGTAAATTCCAGCAGGTGCGCCCCAAACCGCGACGGGAACCACCCAAAGGAAAGTAAATATAATTACGTAACCAATCTCCAAGCGTCATGTGCCAGCGCCGCCAAAAATCAGCAATACTGGTACTGAAGTAAGGAAAATAAAAGTTTTCTGGCAAAACTAAGCCGAACAGCAAAGCACTACCACGGGCAATATCTACGTAACCGTTGAAGTCAAAATATAGCTGTAAGCCGTAGGCGAAGGTAGCTAACCACATATCCACACTTCCCGCCCACTGTAAATTACCAAAACATAAATCTACAAAAATTCCTAGATGGTCTGCTAAAATTGCTTTTTTAACTGCACCTCTAGCAATTAGCCATAGCCCTTCTGTAGCTTTATCGATAGTGGGTAACTGTAGAGTATTGAATTGAGTTGCTAGGTTGTGATAGCGAGTAATTGGCCCGGAAATCAGTTTGGCAAAAAATAGTTTGTAGGTGGCAAATTTAAGAAATTGGTCAGTAGCAGGAGCGCCACGATAGACATCTATTAAATAAGAAATACATTCAAAAGTAAAAAAAGAAATACCTAACGGAGCGATTAATTTAAAGGGAGTAGTTGGCGGTTCTGGGGAGAAATTGGCAGCAATATTTAAGAGATGATGAAAATATTTGAAACTGAGTAACAGGCAAACATTAATAATTACACCTAGCCACAAAAGCTTTAGCCGTCGGAGATTCCAGTCAACTTGAGCAAACTGCCATTCTTCGTTAGAAATTCGCCAGTTAAGATTATGTTCTCCTGGTGAAGTGTTTTTGCCAATTTCCAGTCCTAGGCGAAAATTAATAAAAGTCAGTGCCAATAGCAACGGTAAAAACTGAATTTGTAGAGATGCATAGAATATCAAACTAGCAATCAACAGTATCCACCACCGCAACTTTTGTTGTGCAACAGACCAATAAATTATTAATACAGTTAGCAAAAATAGCCCATATACAATTGATATGAAGTTCATCGGTTATTTGTTATTTGTCGTTCTGACAAAGTTCTGAGCGTCGGCTGGCGGCGAGCGAACTTTGCACTTTGTCATTTGTTATTTGTAATGAGTAAAAGGTCGAGAGTCAAGAGCCTGGGAAGTAGGAACTAAAGACTGGGGATAATTGCACATTGAGGCGGCGCAAACTGTATGTACGCGGCGTCGGCGGCGGATTGATGATCATGCCCCATGCCCTAATTATGAATCGTGCCTGTAAGAGGTGAGCTAGGGCTAGCGTAGTCTTTAATTGGCATTCTACCGGCTAGATATGCTAGACGGCCGGCGACTGTGGCCAGATTCATTGCTTGTGCCATGGCGGCTGGATTTTGAGAAAGAGCGATCGCACTATTAATCAATAAAGCATCTGCTCCTAATTCCATCGCCTGGGCTGCTTCTGAGGGTGCGCCAATGCCGGCATCTACGACTACGGGTATGTGAGCATTTTCGATAATAATTTGAATGTTGGCGGTTGTTTTTAGCCCTTGTCCGGAACCGATGGGGGAGGCTAGGGGCATAACTGTTGCACAGCCCGCCTCTTCTAAACGCTTGGCTAGCATGGGGTCGGCGTTAATATAGGGCAATACAGCAAAACCTTCTTTCACCAGTTGTTCAGCGGCTTGCAGTGTGCCAATCGGATCAGGAAGTAAATATTTAGCATCTGGTATAACTTCTAGCTTGACAAAATTGTTATCTTCCTGTCCTAAAAGTTTTGCCATTTCTCGACCCAAACGAGCGACGCGAATCGCTTCTTCTGCGGTTTGACAACCTGCAGTGTTGGGTAACATCCAGATTTTCTGCCAGTCTAGTGCTTCGGCTAACCCTTCATGTCCGGGTGCTTTGGTCTGGACTCTTCGCACGGCGACGGTGACGATTTGACAACCGCTGCTAATGATACTTTGCTGCATTTGTGCCATGGTGCGATATTTCCCAGTTCCTGTCATTAAACGGGATTGGAAGGTTTTACCGGCAATGATCAGCGGGGAATCTTGCAGCGGAGTGTCTTCAATTTTATTTGTAGAAAAATTGGCAGAATGGGTCAGCATGGGGGTGGGGGCAGATGGTTTCGCTAGTAAGCGAGAGTAATGGAAATGAGCGAGTAGGGGGTCTGATTTTTGCTCCCAAATCAAATCCGCAATCAATGTTGCTGTGATGGGTGCTAGCAAAATGCCGTTGCGATAATGTCCTGTGGCTAGGGTTAAATTTTCACAGTGGCTGCGTCCCAAAATGGGTAACTCGTCAGGAGTAGCAGGGCGAAACCCCCACCAAAAATCTTGAATCGGGTAATTCTGTAATTGAGGATAAAGGCGGATAGCTCTGGCTAATAGTGCTTGAATGCCGGCTGGGGTATTGTGGGGGGTGAAGCCGACATCCTCGCTGGTGGCGCCAATGATAATTGAACGGCTCTGCCTCGGTACGATATAAATATCTTGACCAAATAAAACTCTTTTTAAGGGTAATTCCGAGATAAAATCCGGTACTTGCAAACTTAACATCTGCCCTTTTTTAGGGCGCACGGGGAGGGGTAATAGTTCATTTGACCAAGCCCCCGTAGCGAGAACGTAATGTGCGGCGCTGACTGTGCCGGTGTTAGTTTGCACACCGACTACTTTTCCTTGCTGCTGGACGATAGCGGTGACGCTGATGTTGACTTTAATTTCTACGCCGAGGGATTCTGCTGCTGTCCATAAAGTCTGGATGAGAGCGCGAGGCTCGACTTGGGCGTCTTCTGGATACCACCAGCCACCAACTACTTCTGCTCCTAGTCCTGGCTGATATTGATGAATGGCGTTTTTGTCTAACCAATAGGTGGGGGATGAGGAGGATCTGTTTTCCCCGTCTCCAAAGACTGGTGCTAAAATCCCACAGGGCCAGTAGCCGGTGGTTGCGCCGGTGATGGCTTCGAGTTTTTGTGTCCAGTCTAGATATAAAGAACGCGATCGCCAACACAAATCACCCATAGCCTCGCTCTTGATATTTTCGGCATCTGGTGCCAGCATACCAGCGGCGGCGTGGGTGGCGGCGGCGGGGAAATCACGGCAAAGCACGGTGACGTTTGCCCCGCGCAGTTTGAGTTCCACGGCGATCGCTAAACCAATTACGCCGCCACCAATAATTAAAACGTCACTAGCCATTAGTCATTAGTCGTTGATCACTAGTCATATATCATTAGTAACTTAAGTTGGTAGCTGAGAGCGGGTGGAGTTTTGGCAATCGGTAGTTGGCAATAGCACATAATTGATGATTTATTACCAACCCTGATGCTGCAACCGTGGCAACTTAAGGGTCGTACATAACTAATAACTTATAACCAATAACTGACAACTAACAACTCTTACCACAAAGCACGAATCGGCTGGTTTTCTGCTGAACCCGCTTCGTTGGCGGGTGATTGGGAATCTCCGGCTTGTGCATTAAGAGATTGGCTTTCTGTAGAATTGGCATCGGCGCTATTTTCGCTATCGGGGATTGAGTCCTCTCTAATGGAAGTGTTATTTTGAGCTACACTGCGGTTTTCATCGCCAGAACGATTATTTCTGCCAGCTGCCGTGCTATTAACATTAATATTAGCTGGAAGGACTTTTGATGTTTTCCCACCGTTAGGAACGCTGGCACTTTGTCCGCCCATCGGAAAGTTGATGCCGAGTAATGTACCCAGCAAAATCGCCAAGCCACCAGCCATGAGAATTAGCGGTGTCCATCTACCCATCTTGATTTACTCCTTGATTAACCTTTTGGTGTCCACTCTATTTGAGAATCTGCCAAAATCCATGAAAACTTGTCGCTCTCACATTGCCCAATCTTCAGTTTGACAAGCTAAACGCACGACTGTTGTAGGAAAATGGGAAAAGAAGTGTCTGCTGCGCTTTGTGAAGCCAACTCGCTGCTGATACTTCATTTTCTACCTCAACCGCGCTCTGATGATAGCTGCCAATTAGGCGGCGTTTGATTGCCTCAGCACCGCCATTGTAGAGGTCAGTACTGGTCTGCGGCAAAGTTTTTCGTAAGTAGGTACTAGCAACATGCGTACACACCCACCACCAAGCTTTGTGAGCTTTGCACCCCTGTAAATGGATGTCAACTTGCTCAATGCTAGGTTTGGAGCTAGGATATGCTACGCCATGTCTGACGACTAGTTGTTTTGCGCCTACGCACTCAATTG is a genomic window of Fortiea contorta PCC 7126 containing:
- a CDS encoding DevA family ABC transporter ATP-binding protein, which codes for MKQEPVISIKNLNHYYGKGVLKRQILFNINLDIYPGEIVIMTGPSGSGKTTLLSLIGGLRSVQEGSLKFLGTELSGASQNQLVHIRRKIGYIFQAHNLLGFLTARQNVQMAVELNEAIAQNEAIAQSTAMLGAVGLQERINYYPDNLSGGQKQRIAIARALVNRPPLVLADEPTAALDKQSGRDVVEIMQELAKGQGTSILLVTHDNRILDIADRIVEMEDGLLARDSQSVVSSYDS
- the devC gene encoding ABC transporter permease DevC, whose amino-acid sequence is MMSKIPLSWLQLTREKTRLAVALAGIGFADILMFMQLGFRDALYYSNVRIHSSLQGDIVLINSQSNAVLSMKSFSQRRLYKALDLPAVESVHPIYLDYTAWKNPVTGRPRSILIFGINPEKNLFNLPGVQENIDKLKLPDVVLFDRSSRVEYGPIAADFSQGKTITAEVRRRRIKVAGLFTLGASFGADGNLITSDVNFFRIFSNRQRGLIDIGLIKLKPGANLTAVTQDLRNYLPKEINVLTKQEFIDFERNYWASSTAIGFIFTLGTIMGFIVGTVIVYQILYTEVADHLAEYATLKAIGYTQGYLLAVILQEALLLAVVGYIPGFTSALILYQMARDATLLPVFMSFERAFMVMILTILMCFISGAIAVRKLRSADPADIF
- a CDS encoding HlyD family efflux transporter periplasmic adaptor subunit; translation: MSRVTEKPRLKEQPLEQPKVWWSIAVTIPIVIAAGVLGTAKVEQLRKLTSSIPMRPVTNSVSAVGHIEPRSEVIKLSAPMGGVQAASRVQELLIKEGDRVKQNQILAVLDNHDTQAAAVEEAKAKLQEARANLAQIRAGSPRDIQAQTSVIGRLQAQLRGEKAAQQATIARIAAQLSAEKVAQQAGVNRLEAELRGQKDTLRATLSRIQAEQRNARVDAQRYEMLYKEGAISQQERDRRRLSAETSNQQVVESQASLRQATATLRQQVAEARANQVKTLATLEQQLIEAKVTRDKTVATIQRQIDEEKAKLNRLLEVRPTDMQIAQAQVSNAIAIVRKAQAEFKLSYVKAPINGEVLKIHTKSGEAINQSGIAEIGQTDQMIVIAEVAEDSIGRVRLGQNATVSSDNGAFGGELRGTVTEIGRKIGKKDVLNTDPAADVDARVVEVKIALTKEDSQKVAGLTYAKVLIDINI
- a CDS encoding Maf family protein; amino-acid sequence: MGIPPFVLASASPARRRLLQTVGIEPIVYPSDFDESQIQIDEPSQLVQTLAQHKAETVAPKFPSALIMGCDSVLALNGEIHGKPIDAAAAIARWQIMQGKIGDLYTGHVLIDTAQNRTLVKSHVTKVYFAQMSDRAIQAYVATGEPLKCAGAFALEGFGSLFVEKIAGCHSNVIGLSLPLLRHMLAELGYDVTDFWQ
- the psbP gene encoding photosystem II reaction center PsbP, with translation MWKRIVLIWLLVLSFSLSNIDVAFAAGLKSFVNTTDGYQFLYPNGWVQVKVANGPNVVFHDLIEVSENVSVVISPVPEDKTLAELGTPTEVGYKLGKVALAPANSGRTAELVNALEREVESKKYYILEYLVKLPNKQQRHNVASVAVSRGKLFTFNASIPERRWQKVKPMIDQAVTSFSVY
- the psbA gene encoding photosystem II q(b) protein, with product MTTTLQQRSSANVWGKFCEWITSTENRIYVGWFGILMIPTLLAATVCFTIAFIAAPPVDIDGIREPVAGSLIYGNNIISGAVVPSSNAIGLHFYPIWEAASLDEWLYNGGPYQLVVFHFLIGCACYLGRQWELSYRLGMRPWICVAYSAPLASAAAVFLIYPIGQGSFSDGMPLGISGTFNFMIVFQAEHNILMHPFHMLGVAGVFGGSLFSAMHGSLVTSSLVRETTETESLNYGYKFGQEEETYNIVAAHGYFGRLIFQYASFNNSRSLHFLLAAWPVVGIWFTALGVSTMAFNLNGFNFNQSVIDSQGRVISTWADVINRANLGMEVMHERNAHNFPLDLAAGDVAPVAISAPAING
- a CDS encoding MBOAT family O-acyltransferase, encoding MNFISIVYGLFLLTVLIIYWSVAQQKLRWWILLIASLIFYASLQIQFLPLLLALTFINFRLGLEIGKNTSPGEHNLNWRISNEEWQFAQVDWNLRRLKLLWLGVIINVCLLLSFKYFHHLLNIAANFSPEPPTTPFKLIAPLGISFFTFECISYLIDVYRGAPATDQFLKFATYKLFFAKLISGPITRYHNLATQFNTLQLPTIDKATEGLWLIARGAVKKAILADHLGIFVDLCFGNLQWAGSVDMWLATFAYGLQLYFDFNGYVDIARGSALLFGLVLPENFYFPYFSTSIADFWRRWHMTLGDWLRNYIYFPLGGSRRGLGRTCWNLLTVMLIAGVWHGSAWGFIVWGLFHGLALVIHRLTDTISDRFEILEHFWQNPLGIVFAWFLTQLMVFTSWIWFRLPNLQNSSWVFQHLWGRSADPQFAQKVYVEVLNVSQYQMAWMLVTLAIFMAILYFLNSKLQLQFNWHLKLVFVPLFLYAVWLLAPEGGLPYIYFDF
- the thiO gene encoding glycine oxidase ThiO, translated to MASDVLIIGGGVIGLAIAVELKLRGANVTVLCRDFPAAATHAAAGMLAPDAENIKSEAMGDLCWRSRSLYLDWTQKLEAITGATTGYWPCGILAPVFGDGENRSSSSPTYWLDKNAIHQYQPGLGAEVVGGWWYPEDAQVEPRALIQTLWTAAESLGVEIKVNISVTAIVQQQGKVVGVQTNTGTVSAAHYVLATGAWSNELLPLPVRPKKGQMLSLQVPDFISELPLKRVLFGQDIYIVPRQSRSIIIGATSEDVGFTPHNTPAGIQALLARAIRLYPQLQNYPIQDFWWGFRPATPDELPILGRSHCENLTLATGHYRNGILLAPITATLIADLIWEQKSDPLLAHFHYSRLLAKPSAPTPMLTHSANFSTNKIEDTPLQDSPLIIAGKTFQSRLMTGTGKYRTMAQMQQSIISSGCQIVTVAVRRVQTKAPGHEGLAEALDWQKIWMLPNTAGCQTAEEAIRVARLGREMAKLLGQEDNNFVKLEVIPDAKYLLPDPIGTLQAAEQLVKEGFAVLPYINADPMLAKRLEEAGCATVMPLASPIGSGQGLKTTANIQIIIENAHIPVVVDAGIGAPSEAAQAMELGADALLINSAIALSQNPAAMAQAMNLATVAGRLAYLAGRMPIKDYASPSSPLTGTIHN